The proteins below come from a single Papaver somniferum cultivar HN1 chromosome 11, ASM357369v1, whole genome shotgun sequence genomic window:
- the LOC113323888 gene encoding AP2-like ethylene-responsive transcription factor PLT2 isoform X1, translated as MGSMNNNWLSFPLSPVHSSLSHLHSSQNNQFSLGLVTDGMDHSFENPADWNLMNAHGGGVCDEIPKVADFLGVEKSDNHNDSLVFNQIPTPTQADYLLSNCNPQVTDISPADGNAKDFESSQGNVGNLQSLTLSMGTGKGSNTTDEGNSAITTAVVEEAPRRAIDTFGQRTSIYRGVTKHRWTGRYEAHLWDNSCRREGQSRKGRQVYLGGYDREEKAARAYDLAALKYWGTSTTTNFPISIYEKELEEMKNMTRQEFVASLRRKSSGFSRGASMYRGVTRHHQHGRWQARIGRVAGNKDLYLGTFSTEEEAAEAYDIAAIKFRGLNAVTNFDMNRYDVKSILESNTLPIGGASKRLKETQDTETLRKREEIKAIGSSFYDGNSTVGGFQGYPMVPPFEQTSQPLLALQNQQSYHHYTQEAPHLQNYMQTHQLLHNPNSTSSLLHSSQSGSQFHQGFYQNQPTMLHGLMTMGPSSSLMGSNGSSSNDYDEAAYFGNGLGLTATSSSTGNAGGGIGSMTDLALVKVDYDINSGGYGGWPAETVHGNGANPGSFTMWNDN; from the exons ATGGGTTCAATGAACAATAACTGGCTTTCATTTCCTCTTTCTCCAGTTCACTCTTCCTTATCTCATTTGCATTCATCTCAAAATAATCAGTTCTCGCTTGGGTTAGTAACCGATGGTATGGACCACTCTTTCGAAAACCCTGCAG ATTGGAACTTGATGAATGCTCATGGTGGCGGTGTCTGCGATGAAATCCCGAAAGTTGCAGATTTTCTTGGTGTTGAGAAATCAGATAACCATAATGACTCATTAGTATTCAATCAAATACCTACACCAACTCAAGCAGATTATCTCTTGTCTAACTGCAATCCTCAAGTTACCGACATATCTCCTGCTGATGGTAATGCCAAAGACTTTGAATCTTCTCAAGGAAATGTTGGAAATTTGCAGTCATTAACACTGTCTATGGGCACTGGTAAGGGTTCAAACACAACTGATGAAGGAAACAGCGCTATTACTACCGCGGTTGTTGAAGAAGCACCAAGAAGGGCTATTGATACATTTGGGCAGCGAACTTCTATATACCGAGGTGTTACAAA GCATAGATGGACTGGTCGATATGAAGCGCATCTTTGGGATAATAGTTGCCGTAGAGAGGGTCAATCAAGAAAAGGTCGACAAG TCTATCTTG GTGGGTATGACAGAGAAGAAAAAGCTGCCAGGGCTTATGATTTGGCTGCTCTGAAGTACTGGGGAACCTCTACAACAACAAATTTTCCT ATAAGTATTTATGAAaaggaattagaagaaatgaagaaTATGACTAGGCAAGAATTTGTAGCATCTCTTAGAAG GAAAAGTAGCGGTTTTTCTAGGGGTGCTTCCATGTATCGTGGAGTTACAAGGCACCATCAACATGGTAGATGGCAAGCAAGGATTGGGAGGGTGGCCGGAAACAAGGACCTATACTTGGGCACATTCA GTACTGAAGAGGAAGCAGCGGAGGCTTATGATATTGCTGCAATAAAGTTCAGAGGATTGAATGCGGTAACTAACTTCGACATGAACAGATATGATGTTAAAAGCATACTTGAAAGCAACACACTACCCATTGGAGGAGCATCTAAGCGATTAAAGGAGACTCAGGATACCGAAACACTGCGTAAGAGAGAGGAAATTAAAGCTATTGGTTCGAGCTTTTACGATGGAAATTCAACTGTTGGTGGATTCCAAGGTTATCCAATGGTACCTCCGTTTGAACAAACTTCTCAGCCATTACTAGCTTTACAAAACCAACAGAGTTATCATCATTATACCCAGGAGGCGCCACATCTTCAAAATTACATGCAAACTCATCAGTTGCTCCATAACCCTAATAGCActtcttctttacttcattcAAGCCAAAGTGGGTCTCAATTTCATCAAGGTTTTTATCAAAATCAACCTACCATGCTACACGGTTTAATGACAATGGGTCCATCTTCATCGTTGATGGGAAGTAATGGAAGTTCCAGCAATGATTATGATGAGGCTGCATATTTTGGTAACGGGCTTGGACTGAcggcaacttcatcttcaacaggaAATGCTGGTGGTGGTATTGGATCAATGACAGATCTTGCACTCGTTAAAGTTGATTATGACATCAACTCTGGTGGCTATGGCGGATGGCCAGCGGAAACAGTTCATGGAAATGGTGCAAACCCAGGCTCATTTACAATGTGGAATGATAATTGA
- the LOC113323888 gene encoding AP2-like ethylene-responsive transcription factor PLT2 isoform X2, translating into MGSMNNNWLSFPLSPVHSSLSHLHSSQNNQFSLGLVTDGMDHSFENPADWNLMNAHGGGVCDEIPKVADFLGVEKSDNHNDSLVFNQIPTPTQADYLLSNCNPQVTDISPADGNAKDFESSQGNVGNLQSLTLSMGTGKGSNTTDEGNSAITTAVVEEAPRRAIDTFGQRTSIYRGVTKHRWTGRYEAHLWDNSCRREGQSRKGRQGGYDREEKAARAYDLAALKYWGTSTTTNFPISIYEKELEEMKNMTRQEFVASLRRKSSGFSRGASMYRGVTRHHQHGRWQARIGRVAGNKDLYLGTFSTEEEAAEAYDIAAIKFRGLNAVTNFDMNRYDVKSILESNTLPIGGASKRLKETQDTETLRKREEIKAIGSSFYDGNSTVGGFQGYPMVPPFEQTSQPLLALQNQQSYHHYTQEAPHLQNYMQTHQLLHNPNSTSSLLHSSQSGSQFHQGFYQNQPTMLHGLMTMGPSSSLMGSNGSSSNDYDEAAYFGNGLGLTATSSSTGNAGGGIGSMTDLALVKVDYDINSGGYGGWPAETVHGNGANPGSFTMWNDN; encoded by the exons ATGGGTTCAATGAACAATAACTGGCTTTCATTTCCTCTTTCTCCAGTTCACTCTTCCTTATCTCATTTGCATTCATCTCAAAATAATCAGTTCTCGCTTGGGTTAGTAACCGATGGTATGGACCACTCTTTCGAAAACCCTGCAG ATTGGAACTTGATGAATGCTCATGGTGGCGGTGTCTGCGATGAAATCCCGAAAGTTGCAGATTTTCTTGGTGTTGAGAAATCAGATAACCATAATGACTCATTAGTATTCAATCAAATACCTACACCAACTCAAGCAGATTATCTCTTGTCTAACTGCAATCCTCAAGTTACCGACATATCTCCTGCTGATGGTAATGCCAAAGACTTTGAATCTTCTCAAGGAAATGTTGGAAATTTGCAGTCATTAACACTGTCTATGGGCACTGGTAAGGGTTCAAACACAACTGATGAAGGAAACAGCGCTATTACTACCGCGGTTGTTGAAGAAGCACCAAGAAGGGCTATTGATACATTTGGGCAGCGAACTTCTATATACCGAGGTGTTACAAA GCATAGATGGACTGGTCGATATGAAGCGCATCTTTGGGATAATAGTTGCCGTAGAGAGGGTCAATCAAGAAAAGGTCGACAAG GTGGGTATGACAGAGAAGAAAAAGCTGCCAGGGCTTATGATTTGGCTGCTCTGAAGTACTGGGGAACCTCTACAACAACAAATTTTCCT ATAAGTATTTATGAAaaggaattagaagaaatgaagaaTATGACTAGGCAAGAATTTGTAGCATCTCTTAGAAG GAAAAGTAGCGGTTTTTCTAGGGGTGCTTCCATGTATCGTGGAGTTACAAGGCACCATCAACATGGTAGATGGCAAGCAAGGATTGGGAGGGTGGCCGGAAACAAGGACCTATACTTGGGCACATTCA GTACTGAAGAGGAAGCAGCGGAGGCTTATGATATTGCTGCAATAAAGTTCAGAGGATTGAATGCGGTAACTAACTTCGACATGAACAGATATGATGTTAAAAGCATACTTGAAAGCAACACACTACCCATTGGAGGAGCATCTAAGCGATTAAAGGAGACTCAGGATACCGAAACACTGCGTAAGAGAGAGGAAATTAAAGCTATTGGTTCGAGCTTTTACGATGGAAATTCAACTGTTGGTGGATTCCAAGGTTATCCAATGGTACCTCCGTTTGAACAAACTTCTCAGCCATTACTAGCTTTACAAAACCAACAGAGTTATCATCATTATACCCAGGAGGCGCCACATCTTCAAAATTACATGCAAACTCATCAGTTGCTCCATAACCCTAATAGCActtcttctttacttcattcAAGCCAAAGTGGGTCTCAATTTCATCAAGGTTTTTATCAAAATCAACCTACCATGCTACACGGTTTAATGACAATGGGTCCATCTTCATCGTTGATGGGAAGTAATGGAAGTTCCAGCAATGATTATGATGAGGCTGCATATTTTGGTAACGGGCTTGGACTGAcggcaacttcatcttcaacaggaAATGCTGGTGGTGGTATTGGATCAATGACAGATCTTGCACTCGTTAAAGTTGATTATGACATCAACTCTGGTGGCTATGGCGGATGGCCAGCGGAAACAGTTCATGGAAATGGTGCAAACCCAGGCTCATTTACAATGTGGAATGATAATTGA
- the LOC113324371 gene encoding uncharacterized protein LOC113324371, with product MSITPPSKQWMDAPRHSAQFLEGIKSFIRFAKDTGGADKLYLCTCSKCKLFSAKKQFSLEEIHLHLQKSGIHKPYRIWIHHGEQLRPNAVNVNPAPNLSSNNVVHFEDSGRRLVDMFSDLHRRIDLDNDMEECSNDVNQESGANVEGDQGADINYKKRIEDSMQPLYPSCDGKHTNLSATIELLSMKARRNCSDGFLTELLQFMKTILPAGNTLPATANKEKAMIEPFRLKCEIIHACPNDCILYRKEYADMDECPNCKASRWKPVDTKKPHAKRVPMKKLRYFSVAERLQRMFSIPWIAELLNFHGNIEESSTHMRHPMDSPCWKFIDSKWPEFFAEKRNVRLGLATDGFNPFGMNYPHSCWPVMLVPLNLPPSHCMAKEFTMLTLLIPGPTEPGHNIDVYLQPLVDELKELWYVGKFTYDAHAKSNFTLKAILMWCVHDFLSYGHVSGCRTSGRFGCPVCGEKTYAIRLKNGRKFSYMGHRRFLPADHPFRNEKEKFDGTEEHGDAPSRLTGAQLLTKMNSVRT from the coding sequence ATGTCTATTACACCTCCAAGCAAACAATGGATGGATGCTCCACGACATTCAGCTCAATTTTTGGAAGGAATTAAATCCTTTATTAGGTTCGCAAAAGATACTGGAGGGGCAGATAAATTATACCTCTGTACATGCTCGAAATGTAAGCTCTTTTCAGCAAAAAAACAATTTTCTCTCGAGGAAATACATTTGCATTTGCAAAAATCTGGTATCCATAAGCCATACAGAATTTGGATACATCACGGAGAACAGCTGCGTCCAAATGCTGTCAATGTTAATCCAGCTCCTAATTTATCTTCTAACAATGTTGTTCATTTTGAAGATTCTGGTCGGAGACTGGTCGACATGTTCAGTGACCTACATCGACGTATTGACCTCGATAATGATATGGAAGAGTGTtccaatgatgttaatcaagagaGTGGTGCTAATGTTGAAGGTGATCAAGGTGCTGATATAAATTACAAGAAGAGGATTGAAGATTCGATGCAACCCCTATATCCTTCTTGTGATGGGAAACATACGAACTTGTCTGCAACAATTGAATTGTTAAGTATGAAAGCAAGACGTAATTGTTCTGATGGATTCTTGACTGAGTTGTTGCAATTTATGAAGACGATTCTACCTGCTGGGAATACATTACCAGCAACAGCCAATAAAGAGAAGGCTATGATTGAACCTTTTCGATTGAAGTGTGAAATTATACATGCTTGCCCGAATGATTGCATTCTTTACCGGAAGGAATATGCTGACATGGATGAATGTCCTAATTGTAAAGCAAGTAGATGGAAACCAGTTGATACGAAGAAACCACATGCAAAAAGAGTGCCAATGAAAAAACTAAGATATTTCTCAGTTGCTGAAAGGTTGCAGCGCATGTTTAGTATACCATGGATAGCAGAGCTGTTGAATTTCCATGGTAATATAGAGGAAAGCAGCACACACATGCGACATCCCATGGACTCTCCTTGTTGGAAGTTTATAGATAGCAAGTGGCCTGAGTTTTTTGCAGAGAAGAGAAATGTGCGTTTAGGACTGGCAACCGATGGATTTAACCCTTTCGGAATGAACTATCCCCATAGTTGTTGGCCCGTTATGCTTGTACCGTTGAACCTTCCCCCATCACACTGCATGGCTAAAGAATTTACAATGTTGACACTACTGATTCCTGGTCCAACTGAACCAGGCCATAACATCGATGTTTATTTGCAGCCGTTAGTCGACGAGTTGAAAGAGTTATGGTATGTTGGAAAGTTTACATATGATGCTCATGCAAAGAGTAACTTTACGTTGAAAGCAATCTTAATGTGGTGTGTGCATGACTTTCTGTCCTATGGACATGTTTCTGGTTGTAGAACATCGGGAAGATTTGGTTGTCCTGTGTGTGGTGAAAAGACATATGCAATCCGGCTAAAGAATGGACGTAAATTCAGCTACATGGGTCATAGAAGATTCTTACCAGCTGACCACCCCTtcagaaatgaaaaagaaaaatttgatggAACCGAAGAACATGGAGATGCTCCATCCCGTTTGACCGGAGCCCAATTGTTGACGAAGATGAATAGTGTGCGAACATAA